A region of the Dethiosulfovibrio russensis genome:
CCTGACGGTGGAGGAAAACGTCGACCTCTACGCCGACCTCTACGGTCTGCCCAAAAAAGGTAGATCCGAAAGGGTGGACGAGCTCCTTCGCTTCAGCTACATGGACCCCTTCAAGAAGAGGCGGGCGGGTGCCCTGTCGGGAGGGATGAAGCAGAAGCTTCAGCTGGTTTGCGCCCTGATCCACACCCCGAAGGTACTCCTCCTGGACGAACCTACCAACGGGGTGGATCCGGTAAGTCGACGGGATTTCTGGCGGATGCTATTCGGCCTGTCGGACCGAGGGGTCGCCACGGTGGTAACCACGGCCTACATGGACGAGGCGGAGCGATGCCACAGGATCGCCCTAATGGACAAAGGGAGATTTCTCGGACAGGGACCCCTGGAGCAGGTAAGGTCCCTCATGTCGGGCAGGCTGTACTCCTTCACCACCAGGGCACCGAGGAAAGCGGCAGAGGCCCTTGGGACCAGGGATGGCTGGCACCCCACCCCCTTCGGAGACTCGATCCACCTGGAGTGTCCCGACGACGTCGTTTCCTCGGAGATAGAGGCCATCCTGCGAACGGCCTCTATACCCCACGGTACGGTTGAGGAGGCGATTCCGTCGCTGGAGGACGTCTTCGTGTCGGTGGTCTCCGAGGCTCGAGGGGAGAGGGCGACGGCACCTCCGGGAGAGATACGCCCCTTCGAAGACGGGATGGCGGTAACGGCCAAGAACCTCACCAAGACCTTTGGCGACTTCACCGCCGTAAACGACCTGTCCTTCGAGGTATCCCAGGGGGAGATTTTCGGTTTTCTCGGCCCCAACGGAGCTGGCAAGAGCACCACAATAAGGATGCTCTGCGGCCTGCTTTCCCCCAGTTCGGGACGGGCGGTGGTAGCCGAAGTGGACGTCGGGAAGGATCCCGAATCGGTCAAGCGGAGGATCGGCTACATGAGCCAGAAATTCTCCCTCTACGAGGATCTGACCGTAGAGGAAAACCTGAACTTCTACGGCGGAATCTACGGCCTGGACGACTCCAGACTGAAGGGTAGAAAGGAATGGGCCCTCGACATGGCCGACCTCTCCCGCAGGAGAGGCGACATGGCAGGATCCCTCACCGGGGGATGGAGACAGAAGCTGGCTCTGGCCTGCGCCGTGCTTCACGAACCTCCGATAGTGTTTCTCGACGAGCCCACCAGCGGGGTGGACCCGGTAAGCCGACGAACCTTCTGGGAGCTTATAAACGACATGAGCGATAGAGGGATAACGGTGTTCGTCACAACCCACTACATGGAGGAGGCTGAATACTGCAACCGTCTGGCCATGATCTTTCGGGGAGACATGATAGCTCTGGGTACCCCGGGAGAGCTGAAAAAACGGACAGACACGTCCTCCATGGAGGATGCCTTCGTAGAGCTGGTGGAGGGAGGCGAGAAAAGTTGAATCTCCAGAGGCTGTCCGCACTGATAAAAAAGGAGTTCATACACCTAGTCCGGGACCCCAGAAGCCTCGCTCTGGCCGTGGCCATGCCGGTGATACTGATACTCCTGTTCGGCTACGCCCTGAAGATGGACCTTAAGGACGTCCCCACGGTGGTATGGGACGACGATGGCAGCCCCCAAAGCAGAGAGCTAATCTCACTCTTCGACGGATCGCCCTACTTCGACGTAGTCCTTAACGGAAAGACCCTGAAGGACCTGGAAAAGGCCATAGATCGGGGAGATGCCCTGGTGGGACTGGCCATACCGGCGGATTTCTCCGAGGCGATTCTGTCCGGACGGGCCCCCCGATTCCAGGCGGTGGTGGACGGATCTGACGCCACGACAGCCAGAATGGCGTCGGGCTACTTGTCTGCCCTGGCGATGGCTTTCTCCCCTAAAGTCGCCCCATCCTTCAGGACCCCGATCTCCTTGGTCAGTCGAAGCTGGTTCAACGAGGCCATGGAGAGTACCTGGACACTGGTCCCGGGGGTGATAGCCATAGTGA
Encoded here:
- a CDS encoding ATP-binding cassette domain-containing protein, with amino-acid sequence MTALVDVHDLERSFGNLRAVDRLSFSVDPGEIFGIVGPDGAGKTTVLRILATVLDGTGGSARIDDLDVAKEPDRVKDRIAYMSQRFGLYPDLTVEENVDLYADLYGLPKKGRSERVDELLRFSYMDPFKKRRAGALSGGMKQKLQLVCALIHTPKVLLLDEPTNGVDPVSRRDFWRMLFGLSDRGVATVVTTAYMDEAERCHRIALMDKGRFLGQGPLEQVRSLMSGRLYSFTTRAPRKAAEALGTRDGWHPTPFGDSIHLECPDDVVSSEIEAILRTASIPHGTVEEAIPSLEDVFVSVVSEARGERATAPPGEIRPFEDGMAVTAKNLTKTFGDFTAVNDLSFEVSQGEIFGFLGPNGAGKSTTIRMLCGLLSPSSGRAVVAEVDVGKDPESVKRRIGYMSQKFSLYEDLTVEENLNFYGGIYGLDDSRLKGRKEWALDMADLSRRRGDMAGSLTGGWRQKLALACAVLHEPPIVFLDEPTSGVDPVSRRTFWELINDMSDRGITVFVTTHYMEEAEYCNRLAMIFRGDMIALGTPGELKKRTDTSSMEDAFVELVEGGEKS